Genomic window (Streptomyces sp. TG1A-60):
TCTTGTTCGCCAACCTCAATCAGGCCTCGTACACGATGGGTTTCATACCCGGTATCACCGCGTTCGCGGCGGCTGTTGTGGGCGGTATCGGAAACATTCGTGGCGCGATGTTGGGCGGTGTTCTCATCGGCCTGGTGGAGACGATGACGGTGCCGTTGCTCGGTGACGAGTGGCGGAGTGTGTCGGCGATGGTCGTTCTGATTCTGGTGCTGATGTTCCGTCCGGTGGGCATCCTCGGTGAGCGAGTGGGGAGGGCGGCATGAGTGTCGCGGAGACCTCCAGGGATCTGACTCCGTCGGAGGCGGGCAAGTTGCGTCGTACGGCGTGGTATCAACAGCCGCGGTTCACCCGGTTGTGGGCGATGGTGGCGCTGGGTGTGCTGCTGGCGCTGGTGACGGGTGAGCAGGGCAACACGCGGGACATCTTCTTCTCGGTCAGGTCGACGTTCACCGGCGGTGGCCTGTGGGTCTGCCTGGGCCTGACGGTGGGTGTGTGGGCGCTGCGCGAGTTCGCCGGGGAGCCCCTGAGGGGTGTTGTGGCGAAGGAGAGAGCGAAGGCGGACGCGGGTGGTCCGCTCGGTGGGGCGCGGACGTGGGTGCGGGCGGCGCGGGCGCGGGTGCAGGCGGACAAGCGGCTGCGCTGGGGTCTGTTGCTGCTGGTCGTGGTGTTGGCGCTGGTGATTCCGTCCGGTCTGGAGCGGTATTGGCAGACGGTGCTGGTGGACCAGATCGCCATCTTCGTTCTGCTGGCGATCGGCCTGAACGTGGTCATCGGGTGGGCGGGTCTGCTGGATCTCGGGTTCTTCGCCTTCTTCGCGGTGGGTGCGTACTCGACGGCGTACTGGACCGGGCATCTGCCGGTCGAGCCTCCGATGGTGCTGAACAACTTCTGGGTGATCCCGATCGCGGTGGTGACCTGTCTGATCACGGGTGTGTTGCTGGGCGCGCCGACGCTGCGTCTGCGCGGTGACTATCTGGCGATCGTCACTCTGGGCTTCCACGAGATCATCTATCTGGTGGCTAAGAACGCCGATGGTCTGACGGGTGGCCCGCAGGGTGCGCGGTTGATTCCGGACTTCTCGATCGATTTCGCCGGGATCGACTACAAGTGGTCGATCGACCCGCTGCCTTACTGGTATCTGCTGGTCTTCTTCATCGTGATCGTGATCGTCCTGTTCTCGCGGCTGGAGCACTCCCGGGTGGGGCGGGCGTGGACGGCGATCCGTGAGGACGAGATCGCGGCGGCGGCGAACGGCGTGGACACGGTGCGGTTCAAGTTGATGGCGTTCGCGATCGGCGCTTCGACGTCGGGTGTCGCGGGTGTGGTGTTCACCAGTAAGTACGGGTACATCAACCCGGAGGTGTTTCCGCTGCTCCAGTCGATCCTGGTGCTGGCCTATGTCATCTTCGGTGGGATGGGCTCGATTCCGGGTGTGCTGATCGGTGCCGCGTCGCTGGTGTGGTTGCCGGAGGTGCTGAAGGACTACGTGGACCCGTCGGACCGGTACATGTACCTGGGTGCGCTGCTTGTGATCATGATGATTTACCGGCCGCAGGGTGTCTGGCCTTCTCGTCGTCGTCAGCGTGAGCTGAGGATGGCCGAGGAGGGTGTCGGGGATGCGGATGCGATGTCCGAGCCGGCGGGAGGCAGGTTCTGATGACCACTGATGTGACGAGCGAGCCGACCGCGGCTCCCGGGCCCGCGTCCGGCGACGCGGAACTGGTGTTGCAGACGTCGGGTGTGACTCTGCGGTTCGGCGGGCTGACCTGCTTGGACCATGTTGATCTGGGGATGCGGCGGGGTGAGATCCTGGCCGTTATCGGTCCGAACGGGGCGGGCAAGACGTCGCTGTTCAACTCGCTCACGGGCGCCTACACCCCGCAGGAAGGCAAGATAGTCTTCCGGCCGAAGGGCGGCGGCGAGAAGTCCCTGCTGGGCAGCAAGCCGCATGTCGTCAACCGGCTGGGTGTGGCCCGTACGTTCCAGAACATCCGGTTGTTCTCGGCGCTCACGGCGTTGGAGAACGTGAAGATCGCGGCGGAGACCCGGCTGAAGGCGGGTCCGGTCTCGATCATGCTGGGGTTGCCGAACGCGCGCAGGGCCGAGCGGCTGAGTGACGAGCGGGCGCACCGGCTGCTCAGGTTCGTCGGTCTGGAGGGCAAGCTCAACGAGATCGCGGGCAGCCTTTCCTACGGAGATCAGCGCAGCCTGGAGATCGCGCGGGCGTTGGCCACCGACCCGCAGGTTCTGCTTCTGGACGAGCCGGCGGCGGGCACGAACCCGACGGAGAAGCTGGAGTTGGAGCAGCTGATCCGCCGTATCAATACCGAACTGGGCGTGAGTGTGCTGCTGATCGAGCACGACATGCGGTTGGTGATGTCGGTGGCGGACCGCGTGCTGGTGCTCAACTTCGGCAAGAAGATCGCCGAGGGGACGCCCGGTGAGGTGCAGCAGCATCCGGCCGTGATCGAGGCCTATCTCGGTTCCTCCGCGGAGGACGCGGCGGTGGTCCAGGAGATCATCGCCGAGCATGAGCACCAGTCGGCGGCGGACGCGGAGGACGGCCAGTGAGCACGACCACGGATGTGGAGAAGAAGCCGGGCGGTGCCGAGGGCGCGGGTGGCACGCTGCTCGAACTCAAGGGTCTGCGGGTGTCGTACGGCGCCATCGAGGCGATCAAGGGTATCGATCTGACGGTGGCCGAGGGCGAGATCGTGGCTCTGCTCGGTGGTAACGGCGCGGGCAAGACTACGACGTTGCGTACCATCTCCGGCATGCTGCAGCCGCGTCAGGGCGAGGTCTGCCTGCGTGGTCAGCGGATCGACGGCATCAAGTCGCACGAGTTGGTGCAGTTCGGTGTCGGGCATGTGCCTGAGGGGCGGCGGGTGTTCGCGACGATGTCGGTGCGCGAGAACCTGGAGATGGGCGCGTACCGTTTCAAGTCGGTGGACTCCGCTGACATGGACCGGGTGTTCAAGCTCTTCCCTCGGCTCGCGGAGCGGCGTTCGCAGCAGGCGGGCACCTTGTCCGGTGGCGAGCAGCAGATGCTGGCGATCGGGCGGGCTCTGATGAGTCGGCCGGAGTTGTTGTTGCTGGACGAGCCGTCGATGGGTCTGGCGCCGCTGATCGTGCAGCAGATCTTCGAGATCGTCCAGGAGATCAACGAGCAGGGCACGACGGTGTTGCTGGTGGAGCAGAACGCGACCCAGGCGCTGGGGCTGGCGAACCGGGGTTATGTCCTGGAGACGGGGTCGATCGCGATGTCGGGCGATGCTCAGGGGCTGCTGGCGGATCCCCGGATCCGGGCTGCGTACCTTGGCGAGGGCGCGGCCTGAGGCTTCTGGCCGACGGTGCGTGGCGGGAGCCGGGAGGCCTTCGGGCTTCCCGGCTCCGGTTGTTTCCAGGACTCGCCGGTGGCTGGTTCGGGGGAGTGGAGGTTCGTCCTGCGGGGGTGGGGTCACCGTGTGATCGCCGTGCGGGTCGGCATGTGTGCCGTGATCACCTCGATTGCCGCTCCTGATGTGCGTCGGCCGGTTCGGGAAGGGGCCCGCTGTCCCGTAGCAGACACGTCAGGCGTGCGGTGCACACCCGCTTGCCGGTCTCGTCGCTGATGACGATCTCGTAGGTCGCCGTCGAGCGCCCGCGGTGCAACGGTGTGGCGACACCGGTCACCAGCCCGGACCGGGCGCCCCGGTGGTGCGTGCAGTTCAGGTCGACCCCTACGGCGATCTTGGAGCTGCCCGCGTGCAGCATGGAGCCGACCGATCCCAGTGTCTCCGCGAGGACGGCGGACGCGCCGCCGTGCAGCAGCCCGTACGGCTGGGTGTTGCCCTCGACCGGCATGGTGCCGACGACGCGGTCCGCCGAGGCCTCCACGATCCGCACGCCCATCCGGGTCCCCAGGTGGCCCGCGGAGAACATGGCGACCAGGTCGATACCGAGGACCGCGTACTCGTCGATGACCTCTTGCGGGAACTTCACGTGGTGCTGCTCGCCCATGGGGCTCCGTTCGTCGTCGGTCGCGTTGCGCCGCCGGCGGTCGTACGCCGGCCCGACTGAGCGAACGCTCAGTCGGTCGACGATTGTTCCAGACGGACCACGACGGACTTGCTGGCCGGGGTGTTGCTGGTGTCGGCGGTGGAGTCCAGCGGCACCAGCACGTTGGTTTCCGGGTAGTACGCGGCGGCGCAGCCGGGGGCCGTCGGGTAGTGCACCACCCGGAAGCCGGGCGCGCGGCGCTCGACGTCGTCCTTCCACTCGCTCACCAGGTCCACGTACGATCCGTCGGTGAGTTTCAGCGCCCGCGCGTCCTCGGGGTTGACCAGCACGACCCGGCGGCCGTTTCTGATGCCGCGGTAGCGGTCGTCGAGGCCGTAGATCGTGGTGTTGTACTGGTCGTGTGAGCGGAGCGTCTGCAGTAGGAGGCGGCCCTTGGGCAGTCGCGGGTACTCGACCGGCGCGGCGGTGAAGTTGGCTTTGCCGGTGGCCGTGGGGAAGCGGCGCTCGTCGCGCGGGGCGTGCGGGAGCGCGAAGCCCGCGGGGTCGGCCACGCGCGCGTTGAAGTCCTCGAATCCGGGCACCACGCGTGCGATACGGTCGCGGATCGTCGCGTAGTCCTTCTCGAATTCCTCCCACGGCGTGTGGCTGTTCTGGCCGAGCACCCGCCGGGCGAGCCGGCACACGATCGCCGGCTCGGACAGCAGCCGGCCGCTCGCCGGCTCCAGGCGCCCGCGTGAGGCGTGCACCATGCCCATGGAGTCCTCCACGGTCACGAACTGCTCGCCGCCGCCCTGGAGGTCACGCTCGGTGCGGCCCAGGGTGGGCAGGATCAGAGCCCGCGCGCCCGTGACCGCGTGCGAGCGGTTCAGCTTCGTCGACACGTGCACGGTCAGCCGGGCCCGCCGCATCGCCGCTTCCGTCACCTCCGTGTCGGGGGACGCCGACACGAAGTTGCCGCCCATCGCGAAGAACACTTTCGCCTTGTCGTCGCGCATGGCCCGGATGGCCCGTACGACGTCGTAGCCGTGCTCCCGGGGCGGCGCGAAGCCGAACTCCTTCTCCAGTGCGTTCAGGAACGCCGGGGCGGGCCGCTCGAAGATGCCCATCGTGCGGTCGCCCTGCACGTTGGAGTGGCCGCGCACCGGGCACACGCCCGCGCCCGGACGGCCGATGTTCCCGCGCAGCAGCAGGAAGTTGACCACTTCGCGGATGGTCGGCACGGAGTGCTTGTGCTGGGTGAGGCCCATGGCCCAGCAGACGATCGTCCGCTCGGAGGCGAGGACCATGCGCAGCGCCTCGTCGATCCGCTCGCGGGTGAGGCCGGTCGCGGTGAGCGTCTCGTCCCAGTCGGCGGCGCGGGCGGCCTCGGCGAACTCCTCGAACCCGTGTGTGTGTTCGCGGACGAACTCCTCGTCGACGGCGCCCCCGGTCTCCAGGATCAGTTTGTTCAGGAGGCGGAACAGGGCCTGGTCGCCGCCGATGCGGATCTGGAGGAACAGGTCGGTCAGGGCGGCGCCCTTGAGCATGCCCTGCGGGGTCTGCGGGTTCTTGAACCGCTCCATGCCCGCCTCGGGCAGTGGATTGACCGTGATGACGCGCGCGCCGTTCGCCTTCGCCTTCTCCAGCGCGGAGAGCATGCGAGGGTGATTGGTGCCCGGGTTCTGGCCGGCGACGACGATCAGGTCGGCCTTGTAGAGGTCCTCGAGCAGGACGCTTCCCTTGCCGACGCCGATCGTCTCCGACAGCGCGGAGCCCGACGACTCGTGGCACATGTTGGAGCAGTCCGGCAGGTTGTTCGTGCCGAACTCGCGGGCGAACAGCTGGTACAGGAACGCGGCCTCGTTGCTCGTCCGGCCCGAGGTGTAGAAGAGAGCCTCGTCGGGGGAGCCGAGGGCGTTCAGTTCCTCGGCGACGATGTCGAAGGCACGCTCCCAGGACACCGGCTCGTAGCGGTCGCCTCCCTCGGGGAGATACATGGGGTGCGTGAGCCGCCCCTGCTGCCCCAGCCAGTAGCCACTTCTGGTCGCCAGGTCGGCGACGGTGTGGGCGGCGAAGAACTCCGGGGTGACCCGGCGCAGCGTGGCCTCCTCGGCGACCGCCTTCGCGCCGTTCTCGCAGAACTCCGCCGCGTGCCGGTGCTCCGGCTCCGGCCAGGCGCAGCCCGGGCAGTCGAAGCCGTCCTTCTGGTTGACCCGCAGCAGCGTCAGCGCGGTCCGCTTCACCCCCATCTGCTGCTGCGCGATCCGCAGTGTGTGTCCGATCGCCGGCAGCCCCGCCGCCGCGTGCTTCGGCTCCGCGACCTGCGGCGCGTCCTGGACCGGATCACTCTTCGGCGCCTTGCCGGCCATAGCTGCTCCCCATTCGCGGACATGTGCCTGTGGGCGTGAGGGTACGACTCCCGATCCTCGCACGTGTCACCGACAACGGCCGAGGCCGGTCGGCCCCGCTCCCCGGGGCGAGCTCCTTGCCTCCGCCTGTGCCGTCCCGGAGCGCTGTCCCGGCCCTTCGGGCGATATCCCGGCCGGCCCTCGACCCGTCCCTGGGGTCCGGGTGTCAGTGGCACGTGGCAGGATCGGGTCCGTGGCAGAGACAGCATCGAAGCAGACCGACAGCACCCCCGAAAGCGGCAGCCGTCCCCGGCTCATGCTCATGGACGGGCACTCGCTGGCCTACCGCGCGTTCTTCGCGCTGCCCGCGGAGAACTTCACGACGGCGACGGGCCAGCCGACCAACGCGATCTACGGCTTCGCGTCGATGCTGGCGAACACGCTGCGCGACGAGGCGCCCACCCACTTCGCGGTCGCGTTCGACGTCTCCCGCAAGACCTGGCGCTCCGAGGAGTTCACCGAGTACAAGGCGAACCGCTCGAAGACCCCGGACGAGTTCAGGGGCCAGGTCGAGCTGATCGGCGAGCTGCTCGACGCGATGCGCGCCGTCCGCTTCGCCGTCGACGGCTTCGAGGCCGACGACATCATCGCCACGCTCGCCACCCGGGCCGAGGCCGAGGGCTTCGAGGTCCTCATCGTCACCGGCGACCGCGACTCCTTCCAGCTCGTCAGCGAGCACACCACGGTGCTCTACCCGACGAAGGGCGTCTCGGAGCTGACCCGGTTCACACCGGAGAAGGTGTTCGAGAAGTACGGCCTCACCCCGGCCCAGTACCCGGACTTCGCGGCCCTGCGCGGCGATCCGTCCGACAACCTCCCCGGCATTCCCGGCGTCGGCGAGAAGACCGCCGCGAAGTGGATCAACCAGTTCGGTTCGTTCGCGGATCTCGTCGAGCGCGTCGAGGAGGTCAAGGGCAAGGCCGGCCAGAACCTCCGTGACCACCTGGAGGCGGTCAAGCTCAACCGCCGCCTCACCGAAATGGTCCGCACGGTCGAACTGCCCAAGGGCGTCGCGGACCTGGAGCGTGCCGCGTACGACCGCAAGGCCGTCGCGATGGTCCTGGACACCCTGGAGATCCGCAACCCGTCGCTGCGCGAGCGCCTGCTGGCCGTCGACCCGGCCGCCGAGGAGGGCGACGCCGGGCAGCCGGCCGTCCCGGGCGTCGCGGTGGACGGCACGGTGCTCGGCTCCGGTGAACTGGCCCCCTGGCTCACCGAGCACGGCACGGCGGTTCTCGGTGTGGCCACGGTCGACACCTGGGCCCTCGGTACCGGCTCGGTCGCCGAGATCGCGCTCGCCACGACCGGGGGGCCGGCCGCCTGGTTCGACCCGACGCAGGTGGACGAGAGGGACGAGTCCGCCTGGGCGGCCTGGCTCGCCGACACCGCCCGGCCCAAGGTGTTCCACAACGCCAAGGCCGCGATGCGCGTCTTCGCCGAGCACGGCTGGACCGTCGAAGGCGTCACCATGGACACCGCCCTCGCCGCCTACCTGGTCAAGCCGGGCCGCCGCTCCTTCGACCTGGACGCGCTCTCCCTGGAGTACCTGGGCCGCGAGCTGGCCCCCGCCGCCACGGCCGACGGCCAGCTGGCGTTCGGCGCGGACGAGGGCGCCGAGGCCGACGCGCTGATGGTGCAGGCCCGCGCGATCCTCGACCTCGGCGAGGCCTTCGAAGAGCGCCTGGCGGAGGTCGGGGCGGCCGAGCTCCTGCGGGACGTGGAGCTGCCCACCTCCGCGCTACTGGCCCGCATGGAGCGCCACGGCATCGCGGCGGACCGGGCCCATCTGGAGGCCATGGAGCAGATGTTCGCCGGCGCCGTGCAGCAGGCGGTGAAGGAGGCGCACGCGGCGGCGGGGCACGAGTTCAACCTGGGCTCGCCCAAGCAGCTCCAGGAAGTCCTCTTCGGTGAGCTGGGCCTGCCCAGGACCAAGCGCACCAAGACGGGCTACACCACGGACGCGGACGCCCTGGCCTGGCTCGCCGGCCAGACGGACAACGAACTGCCGGTCATCATGCTCCGCCACCGCGAGCAGGCGAAGCTCCGCGTCACCGTCGAGGGCCTGATCAAGGCCGTCGCCGCGGACGGCCGCATCCACACCACCTTCAACCAGACGGTCGCCGCCACGGGCCGCCTGTCGTCGGTGGACCCCAACCTCCAGAACATCCCGGTCCGCACCGACGAGGGCAGGGCCATCCGCCGCGGCTTCGTCGTCGGCGAGGGCTTCGAGTCCCTGATGACGGCGGACTACAGCCAGATCGAACTGCGCGTGATGGCCCACCTGTCCGAGGACGCGGGCCTGATCGAGGCGTTCACCTCCGGCGAGGACCTGCACACCACGGCCGCGGCCCAGGTGTTCGGGGTCGAGCCCGCGGCGGTGGACGCGGAAATGCGCCGCAAGATCAAGGCGATGTCGTACGGCCTGGCCTACGGCCTGTCCGCGTTCGGCCTCTCCCAGCAGCTGAACATCGACGCGGGCGAGGCCCGTGCCCTGATGGACGCGTACTTCGAGCGTTTCGGCGGTGTACGGGACTATCTGCGCCGGGTCGTCGACGAGGCGAGGGCGACGGGTTACACGGCGACGCTCTTCGGTCGCCGCCGCTACCTCCCCGACCTCAACAGCGACAACCGTCAGCGCCGCGAGGCCGCCGAGCGGATGGCCCTCAACGCGCCCATCCAGGGCACCGCAGCCGACATCGTCAAGATCGCCATGCTGAACGTCGGCCGTGCCCTGGACGAGGCCGGCCTCACGTCCCGCATGCTCCTCCAGGTCCACGACGAGATCGTCCTCGAAATCGCCCACGGCGAACGCGAGCGCACCGAGCGACTTCTCCGCCACGAAATGTCCAAGGCCGTGCACCTGCGGGCCCCCCTCGACGTCTCGGTCGGCTACGGCCCGGACTGGGAATCGGCGGCCCACTAGAAACCAGGAAGTTCGGTGTGGGGGCCCGGCACCACGACCGGGCCCTCACAGCCGGGCCTCTACGAACGGGCTCCCACGACCAGGGCGGGCCGCCGACCGGCCGGGCCGTCAGCGGGGCCGGGCTGCTTGCGCGGGGGCTGACTCTCCGGGCGGTTGGACCACTGACGGGGCGGGCCCCCATGGCCCGGGCGGGCCGCCGACGGGCCGGGCCGTCAGTCGGGCCGGGCTGCTTGCGCAAGGCGGGCCCTTCGCCGGATCGGTTCCCACGGACGTCCGGCAAGGAGGCGACCCCGCTCGCCACCGGTCGTACGGCGACGTCGGCGCCGCACCCGGGCGGGTTGACCCGCCTCGCCGCTCACCCCCACCCGCCGCGACGGCGAGCGACCACCACGGCGGTGGCCGACGGTGCCGGGCCGGCCGGCCCCACCGCGAGTCCCGCTCCGGCCGCCCGTATCACCCGCCTGGTCCTCGCCGAGGCGCCCCGGGCGGAGCGTCGGCGTAAGGATGCCCGCATGGGTATACGCACGCTCCGCCGCCGTACACGGACAGCTGCCACCCGCCTGTCAGGGGTGCGGACCCGGCTCACCCGGGCACACCCCGGTCTCCCCTGGGCACGCACACGCGTCCGGCGGCCCCACAGTCACTACCCCTGGGCGCTGACCCACCCCGTGGCGGCCCTCCTCGGACACGTACCGCCGTACACGCCCCGCGCCGCCGAGCCCCGCATCCCCCGCGGCGCGCCCACGCGGCGCCCCGCACTCAGCGGGGGACCGAGCTGTCCGCCGCCGCCTCGACTGCGAGCGCGGTGGCGGGAGGAGCCGGGCGCCAGACCCTGACGCCGACGCCGTGGAGGACCACGCCGAGGACGAGCCCGGCACCCGCCCCGAAGCACACGGTCGGGATCACCTCGTACGGCTTGGCGACCGACCCCCAGTACGCCCACCAGCGGGCCACCCGCTGCACCGCCGCGACCAGCGCGCAGCCCCCGATGACGGCGCCAGCCACCCACCGGTCGGCCGAGGACAGCATCGGCACGCCGACCGGCTCGACCGCCGGCTGCCGCCGCAGTGCCAGCGTCACGAAGACGACGATGACGACCGCCGCGACCGCGGAGCCGCCGTACTGGAGGTACCAGTAGAGCGGCGAGCCCGCGATCTCCTCGCCGAGGACGGGGAACAGCCGCACTCCCCACCGGTCGTGATGCGTGAACGCGTCCCACACGACATGGGTCAGCGAGCCGAGGGCCGCGGAGACGTACCACCACAGGACCAGCGAGGGACTGAACCGCCGCACTCCCGCCCCGCAGCGCACCAGCGCGGCCACCCGCCCCTGCCGCCCCCTGGGCAGCAACGCCACCAGCGGCTCACGCAGCACCAGCCACAGCCCGACCAGCGCCCAGGTGACGAGGACGTCGACGGTGAAGACCCCGGCGAAGGAGTGCGTGACATCACCGAACTCCATGGCCTCGGGCAGCACACTCGCCATGTAGTAGGTCATGTCGGGCGCGAACGAACCGGCGACGAGCACCGACGGCACCAGTGGCCCGCGCCCGGCCCCGTTCCCCCGCAGGGCGGGCAGCACGGCGGCGGCGTGGCTGAGCGTGAAGGGCAAGTCGTCCCCCTGTGACGGACTTTGGCCGGACGGTTCGGCCCGGCGAGGACCGGTCGCCAGTATGCGCGACTCGGGTCCGCGTATCCGACAAGCTCTTGGACGACAGGAAACCGATAAGGGAAACCGGTGAAAATCGGGGCACGAACGGGTGTCCGTGCGGCGGAAGTTGTCGTAGGGTCACCTGGGTCCTCGCGCCTGTGGGTCGCGAGGCCACGGGAATTCCGGAAAGGAAACACCGGAACCGGGCAACCAAAATCGGAACTCCGGAGTCGGTGTACCAGGACAGGGAAACCGGTCCGCTGAAAAAGACAAATGACTGACAGGGTAGTAAATCGGTAGAGCGCCAAGGCGGTCGACCACCGGGGAGGGGTTCACTCAATGGCGGCGCAGTTCGGTTTGAGGCTCCGCAAGGGGGCGGCGAACACCGCCCTGGCAGCGGCCACGGTAGCGGCGTTGGCCGCGTCCCAGGCCCCGGGAGTGACGACCGACAGCGCGGGCAGACAGACCATGGGAGCGCCCACGCCGGACGCGAGCCCCCGCGCCGAGGACACCGCGTCGGGCAACTCGCGGTACTACACGGACCTTCCGCCCCTCGACAGCCCCGACCCGGCGCCCGGTATCGGTGACGGCTCGACCACCACCGGCGGCACCGAGCGTGGCATACCCGCGACCGTCATCGACGCCTACAAGAAAGCCGAGGCGTCCCTGCGCGAGTCCAAGCCCGGCTGCAATCTGTCCTGGGAACTCCTCGCCGCCATCGGCAAGGTCGAGTCCGGCCAGGCCCGCGGTGGCCGCGTCGACGCCGACGGCACGACGTACTCGAAGATCCTCGGCCCGATCCTCAACGGCGGCGCGTTCGCGAACATCCCCGACACCGACAACGGGGCGCACGACGGCGACACCACGTACGACCGGGCCGTCGGCCCCATGCAGTTCATCCCCTCCACCTGGCAGTGGGCGGGCCGCGACGGAAACGCCGACGGCGCCAAGGACCCCAACAACATCTACGACGCCGCCCTCGCCGCCGGCCACTACCTGTGCCGCTTCGGCTGGGACCTGTCCAACGCCGGCAATCTGCGCAGCGCGGTCCTCAGCTACAACAACTCGACGGAGTACTACCACCTCGTCATGAGGTGGCTGAACCACTACCGCGCGGGCGCCCACGAGATCCCGGACGGCACCGGCTCCCTGCCCGAGACGCCGAGCGGCAACAGCGGCAACAGCGATAGCGGAAACAGCGACAGCGGCAGCGGCAGCCGTGACAACGGCTCCGGCGGCCCCACGACGAGCCCCAGCCCCACGCCCCCGACGACGCAGAAGCCGGGCACAGGCAAGCCGGGCACAGGCAAGCCGGGCACAGGCAAGCCGGGCGGTGGCGCGAACACGCCGGAGCCGCCCCCCACCACGCCACCCACCTCCACCGACACGGTCCACCACCTGGAGAACGCGGGTGCGGCGAACCTCACGGCCATGGCCGGCGACACCTTCACAGACAAGGTCGTCGCCCGCACCGAGACCAAGGCCGGCAAGGCCGTGACGAAGGTCCGCGTCCGCTTCACCGTCGTCGGCGACACGGACACCACCTTCACCGGCGGCGAGAAGTTCGCGACCGTCGTCACCGACAGCGCCGGCAAGGCCACCGCTCCCGCGCTCGTGGCCGGCGAGAAGACCGGGAAGGTCACGATCCGCGCCACCGTCGTGGGCCGCTCGGTCGCCGCCCTCGACTACACGGCCACCGTCACCGCCCGCCAGGCCGACGCCCTCGCCCGCACCGACGACACCGTGCTGACCTGCGTCCCCAACGGCGAGTTCGCCGAGCAGGTCGAGGTGAAGGCCACCTACAAGGGGGAGATCGCGGACAAGGTCGCGGTCAAGGCCACCCTCATCAAGTCCCTCCTCGACGTCACCGAGAACGACAAGGGCCCCTACTTCGAGGGCGACGCGGGCGAGGAGCCCGTGCGCACCCTGGCCCTGGAGACCGACGAGAACGGCCTGCTGAAGCTGCCGAAGCTCCACTCCGACGGCACCACCGGCACGTTCCAGCTCCGCATCGAGACCGAGGGCGGCGCGACCCTCACGGTCGAACTGACGGTGGAGGCGGCGCCCGAGACGCCCGAGACGCCCGAGACGCCCGAGACGCCCGAGCCGACCGAGCCGACCGAGGCTGCGTCGCCCAGCCCCAGCGCTTCGTAGTCGGCGTCGGCCCTCCACGTACGGCCATGGCGGCGCTCCTCTCCTGAGAGGGGCGCCGCCGTTGTGTGCGCGACGTGTTCTCATCTCGCCCGGCCGTTGCTACGGTGCCGGACCTGACGAACTATCAGTTCCCGTCGGGAACGGTCGGTTCCCCTCGCCAGGCCCCTAGTCGGGAGGTCCGTATGCGTGCCCTGATCGCCGCCGCGACCGGTCTCGCCCTCGCCTTCGCCCTGGCGTTCACGATCGCGCAGCTGGGCTCACCCACGGGCGAGACATCACCGAAACCGTTGCTGACGACGGTCCCCGCACATCCATAGCCGACGGTGGCCGCACCGCCACAACCGCCCGGGAGGGAGGCCGAGATGCGCCGGAGGACCGGCCTGATCCTGCTCGCGCTCGCCGTGTTCTTCACGGCGCTGTCCCCGCTGCTGCGCTGGTACGTCTTCCCCGACGTGGTCAAGGTCCCGGCGAACCAGTACCAGGACATGGTCCTGGAGGCGAAGGACGCCACCCTCCTCGACTACGGCACGATGACCGCCCGGAAGGTCCCCGAGGTCACCATCGTGCAGACCCTCAAGGGCAATGTCGAGGCCTCCGAG
Coding sequences:
- the polA gene encoding DNA polymerase I yields the protein MAETASKQTDSTPESGSRPRLMLMDGHSLAYRAFFALPAENFTTATGQPTNAIYGFASMLANTLRDEAPTHFAVAFDVSRKTWRSEEFTEYKANRSKTPDEFRGQVELIGELLDAMRAVRFAVDGFEADDIIATLATRAEAEGFEVLIVTGDRDSFQLVSEHTTVLYPTKGVSELTRFTPEKVFEKYGLTPAQYPDFAALRGDPSDNLPGIPGVGEKTAAKWINQFGSFADLVERVEEVKGKAGQNLRDHLEAVKLNRRLTEMVRTVELPKGVADLERAAYDRKAVAMVLDTLEIRNPSLRERLLAVDPAAEEGDAGQPAVPGVAVDGTVLGSGELAPWLTEHGTAVLGVATVDTWALGTGSVAEIALATTGGPAAWFDPTQVDERDESAWAAWLADTARPKVFHNAKAAMRVFAEHGWTVEGVTMDTALAAYLVKPGRRSFDLDALSLEYLGRELAPAATADGQLAFGADEGAEADALMVQARAILDLGEAFEERLAEVGAAELLRDVELPTSALLARMERHGIAADRAHLEAMEQMFAGAVQQAVKEAHAAAGHEFNLGSPKQLQEVLFGELGLPRTKRTKTGYTTDADALAWLAGQTDNELPVIMLRHREQAKLRVTVEGLIKAVAADGRIHTTFNQTVAATGRLSSVDPNLQNIPVRTDEGRAIRRGFVVGEGFESLMTADYSQIELRVMAHLSEDAGLIEAFTSGEDLHTTAAAQVFGVEPAAVDAEMRRKIKAMSYGLAYGLSAFGLSQQLNIDAGEARALMDAYFERFGGVRDYLRRVVDEARATGYTATLFGRRRYLPDLNSDNRQRREAAERMALNAPIQGTAADIVKIAMLNVGRALDEAGLTSRMLLQVHDEIVLEIAHGERERTERLLRHEMSKAVHLRAPLDVSVGYGPDWESAAH
- a CDS encoding DUF4184 family protein → MPFTLSHAAAVLPALRGNGAGRGPLVPSVLVAGSFAPDMTYYMASVLPEAMEFGDVTHSFAGVFTVDVLVTWALVGLWLVLREPLVALLPRGRQGRVAALVRCGAGVRRFSPSLVLWWYVSAALGSLTHVVWDAFTHHDRWGVRLFPVLGEEIAGSPLYWYLQYGGSAVAAVVIVVFVTLALRRQPAVEPVGVPMLSSADRWVAGAVIGGCALVAAVQRVARWWAYWGSVAKPYEVIPTVCFGAGAGLVLGVVLHGVGVRVWRPAPPATALAVEAAADSSVPR
- a CDS encoding lytic murein transglycosylase, translated to MAAQFGLRLRKGAANTALAAATVAALAASQAPGVTTDSAGRQTMGAPTPDASPRAEDTASGNSRYYTDLPPLDSPDPAPGIGDGSTTTGGTERGIPATVIDAYKKAEASLRESKPGCNLSWELLAAIGKVESGQARGGRVDADGTTYSKILGPILNGGAFANIPDTDNGAHDGDTTYDRAVGPMQFIPSTWQWAGRDGNADGAKDPNNIYDAALAAGHYLCRFGWDLSNAGNLRSAVLSYNNSTEYYHLVMRWLNHYRAGAHEIPDGTGSLPETPSGNSGNSDSGNSDSGSGSRDNGSGGPTTSPSPTPPTTQKPGTGKPGTGKPGTGKPGGGANTPEPPPTTPPTSTDTVHHLENAGAANLTAMAGDTFTDKVVARTETKAGKAVTKVRVRFTVVGDTDTTFTGGEKFATVVTDSAGKATAPALVAGEKTGKVTIRATVVGRSVAALDYTATVTARQADALARTDDTVLTCVPNGEFAEQVEVKATYKGEIADKVAVKATLIKSLLDVTENDKGPYFEGDAGEEPVRTLALETDENGLLKLPKLHSDGTTGTFQLRIETEGGATLTVELTVEAAPETPETPETPETPEPTEPTEAASPSPSAS
- a CDS encoding SPW_0924 family protein encodes the protein MRALIAAATGLALAFALAFTIAQLGSPTGETSPKPLLTTVPAHP